In Drosophila willistoni isolate 14030-0811.24 chromosome XR unlocalized genomic scaffold, UCI_dwil_1.1 Seg8, whole genome shotgun sequence, a single genomic region encodes these proteins:
- the LOC6645838 gene encoding protein encore isoform X2, producing MSSTKSQVALATNIPTNLSSAASASSAAAAAAVVVVASANVAVASSSTGVAGSVAGVVGGGGGEGGSGGGGVAGGGGGGGGGGSGVVLAAATTTTSPPSSSSSLSSSSTSSSASSTSSTASSVSASASASASSSGGSPGIPASASAAPATASSPATNQTGATSSATTTAVSSSSSSSNSSSSNNNSEDSHTNALVGGGQGGGAANLGRQNSFGNRRGNMKGKHLTRSHAMRESTSPPRTPTPRAASEQQQQQQQQQQPLPQLQGDAPHEHNNNNAITNNNNNNNSSKAQSTGRGNSPLMETPAVIVTSQQQQQQQQQQQQLQMPSKPPQNVPLSNEAEFPKLTPPKKSGGGGGAGGQHNRTNSNGSGMEYNNNTNTSNSNNNSSSSNNNGKKFVVDMKVNGLESNSKQQQQQQQHHQSNTNNNNNSSTALIYSSGMNYKAADRHERHERHEMSSQNSNLSNNHDDDSYHYDQRGGGGGGGGPGGGGNNGGKKHRSNTNSKGTKPRLKNIGGSSSGSIDGVGGGGGGGNGGVAVNIGGGGGNSGNGGGVGGGGAGGGVGPGGNSNLIVNNQSNIMANNNVNNSNNSSNNTSGFISRENSSEQYTDYGGTDLLMFFRDTLNKNPKDRHILLKIEKDLMEFVQENGRGCEYRFPPATSYNRMLIHRTAAFFGMEHNVDTETQQCVIVAVTKGTRIPEIRFKSLVRSDHREDARKSILKRDTHSFDEVRQSPYLCPERVMLDRKAKSFEEREEDYDRARSRIFSRTANQDGYGGGGGGGGGNGGGSGDGPQDDCYGGWEQQQQQQQQQQQQQQQQQPPRPKRPNGKILQMQNSTESRDGMRSGGAVPKSHNFGNYAGPPSAGGPGGGNSLPRGDSTNSNKSGRGGFTKQDSTGSTSTPWRLSPSSSGYKTRTQSVRSDSVTPSPTGYGSDRQTPELNQPTSNRLGGPSHTTTTTTRTTSNNNNNNNNNNNNNSASSSASGLVWAVTDISNVPLGSVLIDPQTLQPIVNADGSIYHYDPSNLPPNQALQQHAGNNYQSSGGNSGNYVNYRKSSPHQHQQHQQQQQQQQQQQQQLQPALQMQQQQAYTTNEQSCSSTESYAEEVQSPGMDCSEGYDGGGGGGGNGGGYSNDQQQQPSSVDANSIKGDDCDSLASATACLSITTSTSTKNYDRIEVQKYKNQATSPNIPACCSADKDNSMDLLTSGQDEQQQQQQQLVDEAQQARTVAAATPSSSSVTDVVVVTASTAAPPTREMSQPAAAAAAAAAAVSSSSSTQMNCDVQSVSPSSTPYSQCEVVKPTNPGHGHSHSHSHNHSHNHNSHSHSHSLSLAQSQGQLTEVEPKATTWTYTQSYQAPDGSTVFHTTTTPNGPAPYCAATYQQGPDGSFYAVPQGMVYAAYPQPGVSSAGAASQPLFQLTTSAHQPTQAIFASPDAGGELPGGTYMIPVFEPAQQQRESLIPAQAIYQTPGGPAATVMPMAAAAAYPTAQFAAAAPNGAPIYQGPLIYSSEPGGGAQIQQLPVATYPISYSYPYYHPIPYYVQQQAVTATPIPSAGQAPPPQPAQAQPGLATASAAGPPSVAGGSQQQQQQQSQQQQQQQQQQQLSNGGSLITTSGYMGGGAGGGGGARMKRTPGGGSIHYNPNYPPTSVGHANAAHHPGAGSAQLIAAPAASTTTYHALPTLTLAHGGAATNSDLSAAAAAAAGAHVYALPAQHATALIPTNIFPYAATAAAAAGQPGPPPPTAQSAPHHALITAAPFYPAGGSSIDSSGASQSAPSTPAAPGRQAPLFSTPPAPNNVSSGSASSSGGGAGGSSGGGGGGGGGGGGGGGGGGGGGYHSNSSTPHYYHSQNSNEGGGGGGGGYTPYEKRNNGGGGGGPPSTGGGGGVRKPYHPHPGGYNPRHSGPLNGLPSGAKTPLLNSNNEPTPRASPSSINLSGGGVSSGGSGGGGGGGGGGGGPSSSSVSSYHHRGPPHASLNKREGKPNQLPLISGPPPSYATPSNTGNPYESKPPVRLNAGAASFRSQKSINADFRRSVSQRNSPSANGAGGGGGGGGGGGGGGSGGAGGAAANGNGGGNGNNSHESSNNSPNSIAGGPGGGSGAGGSNNNSSANTPNAAPTTAAAAAALGTQYVVLDQATGATMNASPPSIYLSGGGGGGGSGGGGGGGGGGGANGGNTVSGAGGPRASHIPAQLHHNAATAGSAAGSQQATTAAVLSGVAAAAALGGYNPNAASGVYFKYGQTYYAHPSVALPNSRRSPSSDIRPQMAQVAGMYPATMMIQAPPRHPSRHPNPNYKGSRPR from the exons ATGAGTTCTACAAAATCTCAAGTAGCCCTTGCTACAAATATTCCAACCAATTTATCCTCTGCCGCTTCTGCCTCATCAGCGGCTGCTGCAGCcgccgttgttgttgtggccAGTGCCAACGTTGCTGTTGCTTCAAGCTCAACAGGAGTAGCAGGATCAGTAGCAGGAGTagtaggaggaggaggaggagaaggcgGTAGTGGCGGCGGAGGCGTTGCtggtggtggaggaggaggaggaggcggaGGAAGTGGAGTTGTACTAGCAGCAGCCACAACGACGACATCACCaccctcatcatcatcgtctctgtcatcatcatcaacatcgtCGTCAGCATCATCTACATCATCGACGGCATCATCAgtatcagcatcagcatcagcatcagcgtCGTCATCCGGTGGTTCGCCTGGAATACCAGCATCAGCATCCGCAGCGCCAGCGACAGCATCATCACCAGCAACTAATCAGACAGGAGCGACGTCATCAGCCACAACAACAGCCGtgtccagcagcagcagcagcagcaacagcagcagcagcaacaacaacagcgaaGATTCTCATACAAACGCATTGGTGGGTGGCGGACAAGGAGGTGGAGCTGCCAATCTGGGACGTCAAAATAGTTTTGGCAATAGACGC GGTAATATGAAGGGCAAACATCTAACACGAAGCCATGCCATGCGTGAGTCCACATCGCCGCCACGCACGCCAACCCCAAGGGCTGCCTCcgagcagcaacagcaacagcagcagcagcagcaaccgcTACCACAGCTCCAGGGTGATGCCCCCCATgagcacaacaacaataatgccATAaccaataacaataacaacaacaacagcagcaaagcACAATCAACTGGACGCGGCAATTCACCGCTGATGGAAACGCCCGCCGTGATTGTCACtagtcaacagcaacagcaacagcagcagcagcagcaacagttgcAAATGCCATCGAAGCCTCCACAGAATGTTCCTCTAAGCAATGAGGCTGAATTCCCCAAATTAACGCCGCCCAAGAAatctggtggtggtggtggtgctggtggacAGCATAATCGCACCAATAGCAATGGCAGTGGTATGGAATATAACAATAATACCAATACCAGTAATAGtaataacaacagcagcagcagcaacaacaatggcaaAAAGTTTGTGGTTGATATGAAAGTAAATGGACTAGAGAGTAACAgtaagcaacagcagcagcaacaacaacatcaccAGAGCAAcacaaacaataacaacaactctTCCACAGCGCTCATCTATAGTTCAGGAATGAATTATAAGGCAGCCGATCGTCATGAGCGCCATGAACGCCACGAAATGTCCAGTCAAAATAGCAATCTCAGCAATAATCACGATGATGATTCCTATCACTATGATCAGcgaggtggtggtggtggtggaggaggCCCTGGCGGTGGCGGCAATAACGGGGGTAAAAAGCATCGCTCCAATACCAATTCCAAGGGAACCAAACCACGTTTGAAGAACATTGGAGGCAGCTCATCGGGCAGCATTgatggtgttggtggtggtggcggtggcggcaATGGCGGTGTTGCAGTCAATattggcggcggcggtggcaaCAGCGGCAATGGCGGTGGTgtcggtggtggtggtgctggtggtggtgttggtcCTGGCGGTAATAGCAATCTCATTGTCAATAATCAATCCAATATCATGGCAAATAACAATGTGAACAATTCAAATAACTCAAGCAACAATACATCGGGCTTCATATCGCGTG AGAATTCGAGTGAACAGTATACGGATTATGGTGGAACCGATTTGTTAATGTTCTTTCGTGATACGTTAAACAAGAATCCAAAGGATAGACACATTTTGCTGAAAATTGAAAAGGATCTAATGGAATTTGTCCAAGAGAATGG ACGCGGTTGTGAGTATCGTTTTCCGCCAGCTACTTCATACAATCGTATGTTGATTCATCGCACAGCGGCCTTTTTTGGCATGGAGCATAATGTGGATACGGAGACGCAACAGTGCGTTATTGTGGCTGTTACCAAGGGTACACGTATACCAGAG ATACGCTTCAAATCTCTGGTGCGCAGCGATCATCGTGAGGATGCACGCAAGTCAATTCTAAAACGAGATACGCACAGTTTCGATGAAGTGCGTCAGTCTCCGTATCTTTGTCCCGAACGGGTTATGCTAGATCGCAAGGCCAAAAGCTTTGAGGAGCGTGAAGAGGATTATGATAGAGCGCGTAGTCGTATCTTTAGTCGTACTGCAAATCAAGATGGctatggtggtggtggcggcggcggcggcggcaacgGCGGCGGTAGTGGTGATGGGCCTCAAGATGATTGCTATGGTGGCTgggagcagcaacaacaacagcagcaacagcaacaacagcagcagcagcaacaacaaccgcCCAGACCTAAGCGACCCAATGGCAAGATACTACAAATGCAAAAT TCAACGGAATCACGGGATGGCATGAGATCTGGCGGAGCTGTACCCAAATCTCATAATTTTGGCAACTATGCTGGGCCGCCAAGTGCTGGTGGACCGGGCGGTGGCAATTCCTTGCCACGCGGCGACTCAACCAACTCAAACAAAAGCGGACGTGGCGGATTCACCAAGCAGGACTCAACTGGCAGCACTAGCACGCCATGGCGTCTCTCACCTTCCAGCAGCGG CTACAAGACACGCACCCAATCCGTGCGCTCCGATTCCGTCACGCCCTCGCCTACCGGCTACGGCAGCGACAGGCAGACGCCGGAGCTAAATCAACCCACCTCCAATCGTTTAGGAGGACCATcccatacaacaacaacaacaacaagaacaacgtccaacaacaacaacaacaacaacaataataacaacaacaactccgCCTCCTCCTCCGCATCGGGACTCGTCTGGGCCGTTACAGACATTTCCAATGTGCCACTTGGCAGCGTCCTCATTGATCCGCAAACCCTCCAACCAATTGTCAATGCAGACGG TTCCATCTACCATTATGACCCGTCCAATTTGCCGCCCAATCAGGCGCTACAGCAACATGCTGGCAACAATTATCAGTCAAGTGGTGGCAACTCTGGCAATTATGTTAACTATCGCAAATCGTCAccgcatcagcatcagcaacatcagcaacagcagcagcagcaacaacaacagcagcaacaattgcaacCTGCTCTTcaaatgcaacagcaacaggccTACACCACCAATGAGCAATCTTGCAGCTCAACGGAAAGCTATGCCGAAGAGGTACAATCCCCAGGCATGGACTGTTCAGAGGGTTACGAtggtggcggcggtggtggcggTAATGGTGGTGGCTACTCCAACgatcagcaacaacagccaTCGAGTGTGGATGCCAATAGCATCAAAGGCGATGATTGTGATAGTTTGGCCAGTGCCACAGCCTGTTTGAGCATTACCACATCAACTTCCACCAAGAACTATGATCGCATTGAGGTGCAAAAGTATAAAAATCAAGCGACTAGTCCAAATATACCAGCCTGTTGTTCAGCCGATAAGGATAATAGTATGGATCTATTGACATCCGGCCAAgatgagcagcagcagcagcagcagcaattagTGGACGAGGCACAACAGGCGCgaacagtagcagcagcaactccATCCAGCTCATCGGTGACCGATGTGGTGGTGGTTACAGCATCGACGGCAGCTCCACCTACCAGAGAGATGTCacaaccagcagcagcggcagcagcagcagcagcagcggtcAGTAGCAGCAGTAGCACTCAGATGAATTGTGATGTACAGTCGGTGTCGCCCAGTTCGACACCTTATAGCCAGTGCGAGGTGGTTAAGCCTACGAATCCGGGACATGGCCACAGTCACAGTCATAGTCATAATCACAGTCACAATCACAATAGTCACAGTCACAGTCATAGTCTGAGTCTGGCCCAGAGTCAAGGGCAATTGACCGAGGTAGAACCGAAGGCAACCACCTGGACGTATACGCAGAGCTATCAGGCTCCAGATGGTTCCACCGTCTTTCATACCACAACAACACCAAATGGTCCAGCACCCTACTGTGCAGCCACATATCAGCAGGGG CCCGATGGCAGCTTCTATGCGGTGCCTCAGGGTATGGTCTATGCCGCCTATCCGCAGCCTGGTGTAAGCAGCGCCGGTGCCGCCTCACAGCCGCTCTTCCAACTCACAACGAGCGCTCATCAGCCGACACAAGCGATATTCGCTTCACCAGACGCTGGCGGTGAGCTGCCCGGTGGCACCTACATGATACCTGTCTTCGAACCGGCCCAGCAGCAACGCGAGAGTCTTATACCTGCCCAGGCCATTTACCAGACACCAGGAGGACCGGCCGCAACAGTGATGCCCATGGCAGCGGCTGCTGCCTATCCGACTGCACAGTTTGCTGCTGCGGCCCCGAATGGTGCACCCATCTATCAGGGGCCTTTAATCTACTCCAGCGAGCCGGGTGGTGGAGCTCAAATCCAGCAATTGCCAGTGGCCACGTATCCGATTAGTTACTCGTATCCGTATTATCATCCGATACCGTATTATGTTCAACAGCAAGCGGTGACTGCCACACCCATTCCATCAGCTGGCCAGGCTCCGCCGCCGCAGCCGGCCCAGGCCCAGCCAGGTCTGGCAACTGCCTCAGCGGCTGGTCCGCCCTCAGTTGCTGGTGGctcacagcagcagcagcaacagcagtcacagcagcagcagcaacaacagcagcagcaacagctcAGCAATGGAGGATCATTGATCACAACGAGTGGCTATATGGGTGGCGGTGCTGGTGGAGGTGGTGGAGCACGTATGAAGCGTACACCTGGCGGCGGTTCCATTCATTATAATCCAAACTACCCGCCGACATCGGTTGGTCATGCCAATGCCGCCCATCATCCGGGTGCTGGTTCGGCCCAGCTAATTGCTGCTCCGGCGGCCAGCACAACGACATATCATGCGCTGCCCACACTGACACTAGCCCATGGCGGAGCGGCGACCAATTCTGATCTCAGTGCCGCAGCCGCTGCGGCAGCTGGTGCCCATGTGTACGCCTTGCCGGCTCAACATGCCACGGCTTTGATCCCAACGAACATCTTTCCTTATGCGGCGAcagcggctgctgctgctggccaACCGGGACCACCGCCTCCAACGGCCCAGTCGGCACCACATCATGCCCTGATCACAGCGGCACCCTTCTATCCCGCTGGTGGCAGTTCCATCGATTCTAGTGGCGCCTCGCAATCGGCACCAAGCACTCCAGCCGCACCCGGACGTCAAGCTCCTTTGTTCAGTACCCCGCCAGCTCCCAATAATGTTAGCAGTGGCAGTGCCAGCAGCAGTGGTGGCGGTGCAGGCGGCAGTAGTGGtggcggaggaggaggaggaggtggtggtggtggtggcggcggcggcggcggaggTGGAGGCTATCACAGCAACAGTTCCACTCCGCATTACTATCATAGTCAAAATAGCAATGAAGGCGGCGGCGGAGGCGGCGGTGGCTATACGCCCTATGAGAAGCGCAACAATGGTGGCGGTGGAGGCGGTCCCCCATCAACGGGAGGAGGTGGTGGTGTACGCAAGCCATATCATCCACATCCAGGTGGCTATAATCCTCGTCATTCAGGGCCATTGAATGGTCTGCCATCGGGAGCGAAAACCCCATTGCTCAATTCGAATAATGAGCCAACGCCCCGTGCATCGCCTAGCAGCATAAATCTAAGTGGTGGTGGTGTCTCATCCGGTGGAtccggtggtggtggtggtggtggaggtggCGGTGGTGGACCCTCGTCCTCATCGGTATCCTCGTATCATCATCGCGGACCGCCGCATGCATCGTTGAACAAGCGCGAGGGCAAACCCAATCAACTGCCACTCATTAGCGGACCACCGCCAAGCTATGCCACTCCATCGAATACGGGCAATCCCTACGAGTCCAAACCGCCAGTGCGTCTAAATGCGGGCGCAGCAAGTTTCCGCAGTCAGAAGTCGATCAATGCCGATTTTCGGCGCAGTGTCTCGCAACGGAACTCACCCAGCGCCAATGGTgctggcggcggcggcggcggtggaggaggtggaggtggaggcGGCAGTGGAGGAGCAGGAGGTGCCGCTGCCAATGGTAATGGCGGCGGTAATGGCAACAATAGCCACGAAAGCAGCAACAATTCGCCCAACAGTATTGCCGGAGGACCTGGAGGTGGCAGCGGCGCCGGCGGTAGCAATAATAATAGCTCTGCCAATACTCCAAATGCCGCTCCAACAACAGCCGCTGCAGCCGCCGCCTTGGGCACCCAATATGTGGTCCTGGATCAGGCCACTGGTGCCACAATGAATGCCTCCCCACCATCCATATACTTGAGTGGTGGAGGAGGCGGTGGTGGcagtggtggcggcggcggcggcggcggtggaggAGGTGCCAATGGTGGTAACACAGTGTCTGGCGCCGGCGGACCGCGCGCATCGCACATTCCAGCTCAGCTGCATCACAATGCTGCCACAGCCGGATCAGCGGCTGGCTCACAACAAGCCACCACAGCAGCAGTGTTAAGTGGTGTGGCAGCAGCCGCTGCTCTCGGCGGATATAATCCGAATGCAGCGTCCGGTGTGTACTTCAAGTATGGCCAGACGTACTATGCGCAT CCATCGGTGGCCTTGCCCAACAGTCGACGCTCGCCCTCGAGCGACATACGACCGCAAATGGCTCAAGTGGCCGGCATGTATCCAGCCACAATGATGATACAAG CGCCACCTCGTCATCCAAGTCGTCATCCAAATCCGAATTACAAAGGTTCGCGTCCCCGGTAA